The Perca fluviatilis chromosome 2, GENO_Pfluv_1.0, whole genome shotgun sequence genome includes a region encoding these proteins:
- the LOC120548458 gene encoding carboxypeptidase inhibitor SmCI-like: MSFLLIVALALALGFLRTGLAQDERCVDLMKDSSCQSDGPRFFYNSTSSRCQRLAGGCGSNRNTFKTLESCATLCHTVVCYRPVEYGAYPPIRFSHHTDNIGKPKDTTVNFYFYNVSSGSCEGFHFRGSASNGNIFWTVKECESLCGDVKERCVDLMMDSSCQSDGPRFFYNSTRSRCQRLVGGCGSNRNTFKTLESCQDLCYGNATTSSPLTEDPGRPLSEDPGNSDFNILFGIIVLMVVFMVIVTFVAIVVLVVQYCRRASSNGYRLLGSGP; encoded by the exons ATGTCCTTCCTGCTGATCGTGGCGTTGGCGTTGGCGCTGGGCTTCCTCCGGACCGGTCTGGCTCAGGACG AACGGTGTGTGGACTTGATGAAGGACAGCAGCTGCCAGTCAGACGGTCCCAGGTTCTTCTACAACAGCACCAGCTCCAGGTGTCAGAGGCTCGCCGGGGGCTGTGGGTCCAACAGGAACACATTTAAGACTCTGGAGAGCTGTGCAACTCTCTGCCATACGG TGGTTTGTTACCGGCCCGTGGAATACGGGGCTTACCCCCCCATTCGCTTCAGCCACCACACCGACAACATAGGCAAGCCTAAAGACACCACCGTCAACTTCTACTTCTACAACGTGTCCAGTGGGAGCTGTGAGGGATTTCACTTCAGAGGCAGTGCGTCCAACGGGAACATCTTTTGGACCGTGAAGGAGTGTGAAAGTCTCTGTGGTGATGTCAAAG AACGGTGTGTGGACTTGATGATGGACAGCAGCTGCCAGTCAGACGGTCCCAGGTTCTTCTACAACAGCACCAGGTCCAGGTGTCAGAGGCTCGTCGGGGGCTGTGGGTCCAACAGGAACACCTTTAAGACCCTGGAGAGCTGTCAGGATCTCTGCTATGGAAATG CTACTACAAGCAGCCCACTGACTGAGGATCCAG GCAGACCACTCTCTGAGGATCCAG gCAACTCAGACTTTAATATTCTGTTCGGGATCATCGTGCTGATGGTGGTCTTTATGGTTATTGTCACCTTTGTCGCCATTGTCGTCCTCGTCGTGCAATACTGCAGACGTGCATCTTCCAACGG ATACCGGCTGTTGGGTTCTGGTCCGTGA